One Calliopsis andreniformis isolate RMS-2024a chromosome 9, iyCalAndr_principal, whole genome shotgun sequence genomic window carries:
- the LOC143183285 gene encoding uncharacterized protein LOC143183285 — MEDSSTDLEIDDHRRQTSSERSSSSENKRSRPAVKVGSSRHEFGDDECSTDSGCSSGGSTGSAERLSRRGSGERLCRSARSPRTHCYLDRLRGRPTRSQERLSSVQRSSERVRAKSSCSWSPGDVRGIARTSDSLSYSPSPSDAQSSSDSDSFKKSFTADTLRRAFQTLKITSKREGKENKHAKKSPKRILRSPVSYMYVRGLSGLPTQRVPRNVTQPLSMPCTCHDSVGLYR, encoded by the coding sequence ATGGAGGACTCGTCGACCGATCTGGAGATCGACGACCATCGACGACAAACTTCAAGTGAACGCAGCTCAAGTAGCGAGAATAAACGAAGTCGACCTGCCGTAAAGGTGGGGTCCTCGAGGCACGAGTTCGGCGACGACGAGTGCAGCACGGACAGCGGTTGCAGTAGCGGCGGAAGCACTGGAAGCGCGGAGAGGTTGTCTCGGCGTGGAAGCGGCGAGCGACTCTGTCGCTCCGCCAGGTCCCCCAGGACTCACTGCTACTTGGACCGGCTTCGAGGCAGACCTACTCGCTCCCAGGAGCGACTCTCCAGCGTGCAGAGGAGCTCGGAGCGCGTTCGAGCGAAGTCTTCTTGTTCCTGGAGCCCTGGGGACGTGAGAGGCATCGCGAGGACTTCCGACTCGCTCTCCTACTCTCCAAGCCCCTCCGACGCTCAAAGCAGCAGTGACAGCGACTCCTTCAAGAAGTCTTTCACCGCCGACACCCTTCGAAGAGCTTTCCAAACCCTGAAGATCACTTCGAAGAGGGAGGGTAAGGAGAACAAGCACGCGAAGAAGAGCCCGAAGAGAATTTTGCGCAGTCCCGTGTCGTACATGTACGTCAGAGGGCTGTCGGGCCTACCGACACAGAGGGTCCCGAGGAACGTGACACAACCGCTCTCGATGCCGTGCACCTGTCATGACTCTGTAGGCCTCTATCGATAG